The window GCGAGGAGGAGGTGGCGCTCGTGCGCGAGGCGCTCCGCACGGAGCAGAAGGCGGCACTCCACTGAGGCCCTGCCGCACCGCCATCGCGTGGCTCGGGGTCGTGCTCGGGCTCGCAGCCGCCCCGGTGACGGCGTCCAGCACGCCGCCCGGGATGCGGCTCGTCCCCGCCGGCTACCACGTTCCCTTCCACTCGCGGGGAGGGGGCCAGGCGAGCCGCTGGGTCGACGCCGTCTGGATGGACGAGCGGCCGGTCACGAACGAGGAGTTCCTGGCCTTCGTCCGCGAGCAGCCGCGCTGGCGCCGCTCGCGGGCGGCGCCGGAGGTCGTGGACGCCGCCTATCTCTCGCACTGGGCGGGCGATCTCGAGCTCGGGCCCGAGGCCGGGCCGCGCCAGCCGGTCACGTTCGTCTCCTGGTACGCGGCCCGCAGCTATTGCCAGGCGCGGGACGCGCGCCTGCCGAGCGAGGCGGAGTGGGAGTGGGCCGCCATGCCCGCCGGGCCCGAGGAGGAGGCGGAGATCCGCGAGCGCACCTTCGCCTTCTACGGCCGTCCCCGGCAGCCGCTCCCCGACGTCGGAACGTCGCCGCCCAA of the Deltaproteobacteria bacterium genome contains:
- a CDS encoding formylglycine-generating enzyme family protein, giving the protein MTASSTPPGMRLVPAGYHVPFHSRGGGQASRWVDAVWMDERPVTNEEFLAFVREQPRWRRSRAAPEVVDAAYLSHWAGDLELGPEAGPRQPVTFVSWYAARSYCQARDARLPSEAEWEWAAMPAGPEEEAEIRERTFAFYGRPRQPLPDVGTSPPNRYGLRDQHGVFFEWVSDFQESQAALQAPEEGGQAGDRKSDGWCGGSASSAGDVRNYAGFVRHAFRSSLQPRFTLHHLGFRCARSAF